AGATGCCAAATAAAAAGTTACTATCTGATGGCAATATAAGTTTCTTCCATacttttttttgcatttataGAGCTATCTAATCATAATTGATCATAACCATATATGAACAtgagtatatacaaacaaccATTTGCTTCGGTCATTGATAATTGCTGCTTTACTATATTCTTACTGTACAAATATGACAGCAGAGCGGAGCATTAATGATGATGCTAAATGAGAAGCCTAAACCGCAGCCAGTAGTTATCTGGAGATCAGACTCAATAAACACCATAGATAATGTGTAGCAATCAAATTTACAAAACTCTAAAAACAATGAACTAAAAGTACAATACTAAAAGCAGCAAGAGATCATGGTATTCGCATAATCAGAAATTCAACTACAATaggccaaaaacaaaattaatgcCTAAATGAAGACAAACTAAGttatcaataaataaaaaggttgATACACTTAAAAAGAAGATAAGTAGATCTTTATTGCATTCTATAATGGGTCATGTGAACATACCATATTAACCACGGCTTGGCTAGAGAGGAACTCAAAAACCCCATCACTTGCGACAACAAAGAAGAGGTGATTAGGTGTCAGCTGAAGCATTGACACCTCTGGAGTTGCAACAACACCAATCTTCTCAGCTGTACTATCACCTACACTCCTTGTAAACGCAGTCCCAGGATACATCCCATTTTGAACCCACAGCCTGGGAGGATCACCGCCTTCACTCTCTTCATCACCCCAGGTCTGGATATCCGGATCCTTCAGCCCTTCCACTTGATCAACACTCAAAACCCTGGCCCCACAAAGCTTCACTCTCCCATACTCGTCTTTCCTAAATGGTGTTTGGTCATAAGACAAGTCCTCTGCAATAATTCTATTACCATCTTTCACTGCAACCACAGCTCTCGAATCACCCACATTCGCAACATAAAGGGTATTCCCAATAACAAGCACAGTAATTGCCGTGGTTCCACTCATAGTATCATCAATGTCACTATTATGCAACTCATAATTCGTCGTCAAAAAGGCAGAATGATAAGCTTTCACAGGGTCAGCTGACAATGTGGGATCATTTGCTAATATCTCTACTAGCCTGTCCTTAACAAAATTAGAACACTGGGTACCAAATTGGCCATGCCCATCAAACACACCAAAGAAATGGATATTTGGGTTACCTCTGACTTGCGTTCTAACACAGAAACTGTCCTGGTTTTCCTTATCCGGCGAGTCGGGATAGTAACCACGCTGCGTTAGCAGAGAGTACTCCAAACGGAAGTCATGTGAAGGAACAGGGACGAGCTCCAATGACCTCTCTGAGAGTATGTGCTTCCTTTGCGCACTGTACGGACCAGCGTCTCTGAAGTCCCGGAGATCACCATCGGAAGACTGGGGGTAACGACCGCAACACTTGCCATGGACACAACCCATGGCTCCTAAAAGggagagaaatgagagagacaGAACCAAGAAATTAAATTCCAGTTCAATTGCAGCCCAGGTGTTTCAGAAAATGCCTAAAAGAAACCGAGCGTGGCCAAAAGCAGAGAGCTACTGAAATGCAATTCTTGGTGGGAATGGTGAAATGGGTATCCTTGAATTTCGACATTGTGGCGCTGGAAGTGGTGATTCTCTGCACAGCTCATGATTCAGAACCAGAATTGAGGCACAATGAACAAAACCCTAAAAGCAAAATGAACTAAGAAATGGAACCTTGTGAGCTGCGACTACAGAGGATTAAGTTTCCCAGGCGATAATTGCATGAGTGTTTCCTTTTCCACCCTCACAGAAAGAGGGTTTTCCGGGAAAATTCTCCTCAGAAAAGAACAAATCTCGTCACCACCGAGAAACGATATTCAACACAAAACCCTAAAGCACAAACCCAAAGGACCAAAGGAATAAAGTTAAAAAGGTTAAAACTTTTTGGTCTTTCTTTGATCACAACACAGACAACGCAATGGGGCTTGACACACAACAGAACGTGAGGTTttcagagaagaaaaaaacaaattctaCTTTCTTGTGAGGGCACAAGATCAGGGCTCAAGAAGAGAAcagagctttttttttttttttaaagattcaAGAATGCGAAACCCTAAGAAAGCAACGGTCCAAATAAGATGGGGTCTGTGTCTGTGACTCTGCAAAATGGTGACGAAATGGGGTTTCtttcaagagagagagataacggggggagagagagagagagagaaagagagagagaagaatgaGATTCTATGTGTGCATGGGTgggtttgtgtgtgtgaaagaAACCCATGTTCCAAGAAATCGCCAAACCATGTAAGGTAAAGCTACTGAccttttttgtaatttaatgCATAaatacacaatttttttttcatttcagaATTCAAATAGTATTTGTTAATaccagtcccgatctcttggaccacaggagtccaagagattgtggtcacccaccgttggatattaatccaatggttcaaaatgatatatataaatgcaatatgacataaatgattattacccgattcaagtcaaccgttgaatttacatccaacggtgagtgaccataaatctcttggactacaggggtccaagagatcaggactatTGTTAATACATTGTTATGCTAAGCAAAGAATTTTTGTTCCAACACTTgcaattattttaaaacaatttgCCGTCTTGCACACATTTTGGTTGtatttgtttgaatttatctaacaaaatatgttcttcaataaaataaaataaatactgaatttgaatttgagtcGTTAAAATTGCAGCCTAATAAATTATTGCCTTGTGTAAACCACCAAATTCAAAAATGCGATTTAATTGAGTTTAAAATTTGGAA
The window above is part of the Prunus dulcis chromosome 1, ALMONDv2, whole genome shotgun sequence genome. Proteins encoded here:
- the LOC117614405 gene encoding probable protein phosphatase 2C 35, whose protein sequence is MGCVHGKCCGRYPQSSDGDLRDFRDAGPYSAQRKHILSERSLELVPVPSHDFRLEYSLLTQRGYYPDSPDKENQDSFCVRTQVRGNPNIHFFGVFDGHGQFGTQCSNFVKDRLVEILANDPTLSADPVKAYHSAFLTTNYELHNSDIDDTMSGTTAITVLVIGNTLYVANVGDSRAVVAVKDGNRIIAEDLSYDQTPFRKDEYGRVKLCGARVLSVDQVEGLKDPDIQTWGDEESEGGDPPRLWVQNGMYPGTAFTRSVGDSTAEKIGVVATPEVSMLQLTPNHLFFVVASDGVFEFLSSQAVVNMAAKYSDPRDACAAIAGESYKLWLEHENRTDDITIIIVHIKGLSNSGGGVTDGTSGTNNRPATRMRKVSESSVTTGSEVFRSVRSDSSEVQSCQLVLSMNRSPAIVVPSPACQSPWSCD